The genomic interval CCGACGAGGCCCCCGTAGAACTCCCAGTCGTACTCGGTGTCGGCCGCCGCGTGGATGCCGACGTAGCCGCCGCCGGTGGCGACGTAGTTCTCGAACGCCTTCTGCTGCTCGGCGTTGAGGACGTCACCGGTGGTGGAGAGGAACGCGACGGCGTCGTAGCGGGCCAGGTTGCTGGTGGTGAACTGGGCGGCGGACTCGGTGGAGTCGACCGTGATGTTGGTGTCCTTGCCGATCTCCTTCAGGGTCTCGATGCCCGTGGGGATCGAGTCGTGGCGGAAGCCGGCGGTCTTGGAGAAGACCAGGACGCGCTTGGCGGTCTTGTCGACGGGGGTGTTGGACAGTTCGAAGTCGTCGACGTCGTAGAGCGCTCCGTCGCCGCCCTTGAAGACCAGGAAGAGTTCGGTCTGCTTCTTGGGGGCACCGCGCAGCGGGATGTCGATGTCCTGGAAGGTGTCCCAGCTGCCGGTCACCGGGACGGGTCCCGAGCCGAGGATCTTGCCGGTGGGCGATCCGGTGCGCACTTCCAGGAAGCCGCCCGAACCGGCCGACGAGACGCGGGCGGTGAGCTTGGTGGTGCCGCCCAGGACGTACGTCTTGAAGGAGATCCAGTCGTCGTTGTGGATGTCGCCGACGGTCTTGCCGCCGTGCGCGCTCGACTTGGCCGGTGTGGTGACGCCCGAGGAGGCGTCGAAGTGCTCGGCCTGGCGGTGCTTGGGCTGGAGCCGGGAAGTGTCCTTGCCGGTCAGCTTGGCCTGGCCGCCACCGCCGTTGTCGGTGTAGGAGGCCGAGATGCCGCCGTAGATGTTGGCGTTGGGGTCGTGGCCGCCTTCCATGGCGGTCTTGATGGTGCCCTCGCAGCCGTGCTCGGTGGTGATGTCGTGGCCGTGGCTGTCGTGGCCCAGGGTGAACTTGACCTCGACCTTGGTGCAGTCGATGGTCCCGTCCTCCGGGTCGCTGACGTTCACCTTGAACGGCACGGCGTCACCGAACTCGAAGAGCTGTCCGTCCTCGGGGAGTTCCAGCTCCACGGTCGGGGCGGTGTTGCCGACGGTGACATGGACGCTGGCCGAGCCGGTGCGGCCGGTCGGGTCCTTGGCGGTGAGCGTGGCGGTGTAGGTGCCGTTCTTCTTGTACGTGTACGTCGGGTTGGCGGCGGTGGACGTTCCGCCGTCACCGAAGTCCCAGGCGTAGGTGAGCGGGTCGTCGTCGCCGTCGGCGGTGCCGGCCGAGGAGAACCTCACCTTCAGGGGTGCGGTGCCCGAGGTCTTGTTGGCCGCGGCCTCGGCGATGGGCGAGCGGCCTCCGGTGGCGTTCTCGATGCGGTAGAGCGCGGAGTTCTCGTCGCCGCCGAACCAGGCGAGGCCGTAGTCGAGGACGTACAGCGCCCCGTCGGGGCCGAAGGCCATGTCCATGATCTGCGTGCCGGACCACGGGACGTCGTTGATGGACTGGACGCCGCCGTCGGCGTCCTGCTCGATGCGCTTGATCCACTGGCGGCCGAACTCACCGGCGAAGAAGTCGCCGTCGTAGGCCTCGGGGAACTTCACCGGGGAGTCCAGGTCCGCGTCGTAGCGGTAGACGGGTCCGCCCATCGGGGATTCGGAGCCGGTGCCGAACTCGGGCACGGAGCCACCGTCGTACGGGATCCACGCGGCCTCGGCGGGCGGCAGGTCGACGAGCCCGGTGTTGTGCGGCGACTCGTTCTTCGGGGCGGCGCAGTCGAAGGCGGCGCCCGATGCCTTGGTGCCGAAGTCGTAGTCGATGTACGGCTCGTTGTCGCCGACGCAGAAGGGCCAGCCGAAGTTGGCGGCCTTCGTCACCCGGGCGAACTCGACCTTCCCGGCGGGTCCGCGCTGGGGGTCGGCCGCGCCCGCGTCGGGGCCGTAGTCGCCGACGTACACGGTGCCGGTGGCCTGGTCGACGGAGAAGCGGAAGGGGTTGCGGAAGCCCATCGCGTAGATCTCGGGGCGCGTCTTGTCCGTACCGGGCTCGAAGAGGTTGCCCTCCGGGACGGTGTACGAGCCGTCCTCGGCGACCTTGATGCGCAGGATCTTGCCGCGCAGGTCGTTGGTGTTGCCCGAGGTGCGGCGGGCGTCGAACGCCGGGTTGCGGTCGGGGCGTTCGTCGATCGGGGTGAAGCCGTCGGAGGCGAAGGGGTTGGTGTCGTCGCCGGTGGAGAGGTAGAGGTTGCCCTCGGCGTCGAAGTCGATGTCGCCGCCGACGTGGCAGCAGGTGCCGCGCGAGGTGGCGACGTCCAGGACCTTCTTCTCGCTGGCGGTGTCGAGGGTGCCGTCCTCGTTGAGGACGAAGCGGGAGAGCCGGTTGACGCCCTCGAACTTCGCGAAGTCGGCTGCG from Streptomyces sp. CA-278952 carries:
- a CDS encoding ThuA domain-containing protein, with the translated sequence MHRTRKRLLARTRVRKSLALFTGGLLAAATLTLGSAPGATAHPGHPGHDEAVAEDFQQVTLAKGAEETGEPMSLAVLPDRSVLHTSRSGELRITDSAGNTKISGTLPVYTHDEEGLQGVGVDPDFAENRAIYLFYAPPMDTPAGDAPETGTAADFAKFEGVNRLSRFVLNEDGTLDTASEKKVLDVATSRGTCCHVGGDIDFDAEGNLYLSTGDDTNPFASDGFTPIDERPDRNPAFDARRTSGNTNDLRGKILRIKVAEDGSYTVPEGNLFEPGTDKTRPEIYAMGFRNPFRFSVDQATGTVYVGDYGPDAGAADPQRGPAGKVEFARVTKAANFGWPFCVGDNEPYIDYDFGTKASGAAFDCAAPKNESPHNTGLVDLPPAEAAWIPYDGGSVPEFGTGSESPMGGPVYRYDADLDSPVKFPEAYDGDFFAGEFGRQWIKRIEQDADGGVQSINDVPWSGTQIMDMAFGPDGALYVLDYGLAWFGGDENSALYRIENATGGRSPIAEAAANKTSGTAPLKVRFSSAGTADGDDDPLTYAWDFGDGGTSTAANPTYTYKKNGTYTATLTAKDPTGRTGSASVHVTVGNTAPTVELELPEDGQLFEFGDAVPFKVNVSDPEDGTIDCTKVEVKFTLGHDSHGHDITTEHGCEGTIKTAMEGGHDPNANIYGGISASYTDNGGGGQAKLTGKDTSRLQPKHRQAEHFDASSGVTTPAKSSAHGGKTVGDIHNDDWISFKTYVLGGTTKLTARVSSAGSGGFLEVRTGSPTGKILGSGPVPVTGSWDTFQDIDIPLRGAPKKQTELFLVFKGGDGALYDVDDFELSNTPVDKTAKRVLVFSKTAGFRHDSIPTGIETLKEIGKDTNITVDSTESAAQFTTSNLARYDAVAFLSTTGDVLNAEQQKAFENYVATGGGYVGIHAAADTEYDWEFYGGLVGAHFDSHPQIQPATVRVEDHDHPATAHLDEEWERTDEWYNYGTNPRDKAKVLATLDETTYTGGNMKGDHPISWCQTYEGGRSFYTGLGHTKESYAEPAFRSHVLGGLRYATGQVKADCKPDKDYRPIFNGKTLEGWKQAGPGKFSVSDGALHSEGGMGLLTYQAKELKSYSLKLDWKMTGDDNSGIFVGFPESDDPWSAVNNGYEIQIDATDAADRTTGAVYTFKSANIKARDRVLRPPGQWNSYEIKVQGERLQIFLNGAKINDFTNTDPARSLKDGYIGLQNHGADDQVSFRNIQLKELPSK